One window of Herpetosiphon gulosus genomic DNA carries:
- the lon gene encoding endopeptidase La gives MSEVERTTTIPDEIAILPLLGTVAYPHTVMPLAIGQPESIRLIDDLMAGQRIVGLMALKNEDERPSPVQPEDFYQLGSAAVVHKLMKLPDGTLRVAMQVLERIEIVEIIQTEPYYRAKIRVVPDALAENEQLEVTALMRSIATIASQIAPLIPQFPTELLNSVLNEEDPRRLAYLVASYARMSVTDRQTVLAVPSIKQKLLKLNEVLTRELNVLQIGQQIQSQVQDEMGKSQREYVLREQLKAIRKELGENNEQEVEVDRLAEQIEAAGMSAEAYQQAMRELDRLRQMPTAAAEYSVIRGYLETLIALPWQKRSDDTIDVAQATEVLDADHYGLDEIKERILDYLAVRELRRKRSPERDPGRGAILCFVGPPGVGKTSLGRSIAKAMNREFVRLSLGGVHDEAEIRGHRRTYIGAMPGSLIQAIRRSGVNNPVVLLDEIDKLSSDHRGDPTSAMLEVLDPAQNTNFRDHYLDVAWDLSPVMFIATANTLQTIPAPLRDRLEIIQLGSYTMREKYEIASRYLVPEQREQHSLEPHEVEIDHEALLVAIEEYTREAGVRNLEQQIGTLMRKAARQVALGSATPIVLDPAKTREYLGKRRYFSELHERTDRPGIVTGLVWTPVGGDIIFIEATKMSGRGNFALSGQLGDVMKESARAALSWVRAEVEAYGIDPNFAQHYDLHVHVPAGAQPKDGPSAGIAMATALVSLLTGRALRDDVAMTGEITLRGKVLPIGGVREKVLAAHRAGIRTIILPQRNIADLDEIPADVLAEVQFHGVEHVGQVIELALRAEASEPPVSVPESAVMPNLFQSDVEVLLK, from the coding sequence ATGTCAGAAGTTGAACGAACGACCACGATTCCAGATGAAATCGCGATTTTGCCGTTATTGGGAACTGTTGCCTATCCTCACACGGTTATGCCGTTGGCAATTGGTCAGCCAGAATCGATCCGTTTGATCGATGATCTGATGGCTGGTCAGCGGATTGTCGGTTTGATGGCGCTGAAAAATGAGGATGAACGGCCTAGCCCTGTCCAACCTGAGGATTTTTATCAGCTTGGCAGCGCTGCGGTTGTGCATAAATTGATGAAATTGCCCGATGGCACGCTACGGGTGGCGATGCAGGTGCTTGAGCGCATTGAGATTGTTGAAATTATTCAAACCGAACCCTATTATCGCGCCAAAATTCGAGTTGTGCCCGATGCGCTTGCTGAGAACGAGCAGCTTGAAGTAACAGCGTTGATGCGTTCGATCGCCACAATTGCCAGCCAAATTGCCCCCTTGATTCCGCAATTTCCAACTGAATTGTTGAATTCGGTGTTAAACGAGGAAGATCCACGGCGTTTGGCCTATTTGGTGGCTTCGTATGCCCGCATGAGTGTGACTGATCGCCAAACAGTGCTAGCTGTACCAAGCATCAAGCAAAAATTGCTCAAATTGAACGAAGTGCTGACCCGCGAATTAAATGTGTTGCAAATTGGCCAGCAAATTCAATCACAGGTCCAAGACGAAATGGGTAAATCGCAGCGCGAATATGTGTTGCGCGAACAACTCAAAGCAATTCGCAAAGAGTTGGGCGAAAACAACGAGCAAGAGGTTGAAGTTGATCGTTTAGCCGAGCAAATTGAGGCGGCTGGCATGAGCGCCGAAGCTTATCAGCAAGCCATGCGCGAGCTTGATCGGTTGCGCCAAATGCCAACGGCTGCTGCTGAATATAGCGTGATTCGCGGCTACTTGGAAACCCTAATTGCCTTGCCATGGCAAAAACGCAGTGACGATACGATTGATGTGGCTCAGGCTACCGAAGTTCTCGATGCTGATCATTATGGCTTGGACGAAATTAAAGAGCGCATTTTGGATTACCTGGCAGTGCGCGAACTACGCCGCAAACGATCGCCTGAGCGTGATCCTGGGCGTGGGGCGATTCTGTGTTTCGTTGGCCCTCCAGGCGTGGGAAAAACCAGCCTTGGCCGCTCGATTGCCAAAGCTATGAATCGCGAGTTTGTGCGTTTGTCGTTGGGTGGTGTGCACGACGAGGCTGAAATTCGCGGCCATCGCCGCACCTACATCGGCGCAATGCCTGGCAGTTTGATCCAAGCAATTCGGCGGAGTGGGGTGAACAATCCGGTTGTCTTGCTCGACGAAATCGATAAATTGAGTTCAGATCATCGCGGCGACCCAACCTCGGCCATGCTTGAGGTACTTGATCCAGCCCAAAACACCAATTTCCGTGACCACTATTTAGATGTGGCTTGGGACTTATCGCCAGTGATGTTTATTGCAACGGCGAATACTCTGCAAACCATCCCAGCGCCATTACGTGATCGGCTGGAGATTATTCAGCTTGGCAGCTATACCATGCGTGAAAAGTATGAAATTGCCAGCCGTTATTTGGTGCCAGAACAACGTGAGCAACATAGCCTAGAGCCACATGAGGTTGAGATTGATCATGAAGCCTTATTGGTAGCGATTGAAGAATATACCCGTGAGGCTGGGGTGCGGAATTTGGAGCAACAAATTGGCACATTAATGCGCAAAGCAGCTCGCCAAGTTGCGCTTGGTTCAGCCACTCCAATTGTGCTCGACCCAGCTAAAACCCGCGAATATTTGGGCAAACGCCGCTACTTCTCAGAACTTCACGAGCGCACCGATCGGCCTGGCATTGTCACGGGCTTGGTTTGGACTCCAGTTGGCGGCGATATTATCTTTATCGAAGCGACCAAAATGAGCGGACGCGGCAACTTTGCCTTGAGCGGTCAGCTTGGCGATGTGATGAAAGAATCGGCGCGGGCTGCCTTGAGTTGGGTGCGGGCTGAGGTCGAAGCCTATGGCATCGATCCAAATTTTGCCCAGCACTACGATCTGCATGTGCATGTTCCGGCTGGTGCTCAGCCCAAAGATGGCCCATCGGCGGGGATTGCCATGGCCACGGCCTTAGTTTCATTGCTGACAGGCCGCGCGTTACGCGATGATGTAGCGATGACTGGCGAAATTACCCTGCGCGGTAAAGTCTTGCCAATTGGTGGTGTGCGCGAAAAAGTCTTGGCAGCGCATCGCGCAGGCATTCGCACGATTATTTTGCCGCAGCGCAACATTGCCGATTTGGATGAAATTCCAGCAGATGTCTTGGCTGAAGTACAATTCCATGGGGTGGAGCATGTTGGCCAAGTGATTGAACTAGCCTTGCGAGCTGAGGCCAGCGAACCACCAGTCAGCGTGCCTGAATCCGCGGTGATGCCAAACTTATTCCAATCAGATGTTGAAGTGTTGCTTAAATAG
- a CDS encoding Hsp20/alpha crystallin family protein has protein sequence MAKFLVVRQLPRLHTQGSAFERDWQTPWPRSSSARALIWRPHADVHEYAEQFVIKVELAGMRDAAIEVTLHDRVLYVSGQREEHCPNHGVHIHELGINYGHFELEFAIRAPIDEAAISARYDDGMLLIALPKRDPAQTEPRRISIEQTNV, from the coding sequence ATGGCTAAGTTTCTTGTGGTGCGCCAATTGCCGCGCCTCCACACCCAAGGTAGTGCCTTTGAACGCGATTGGCAAACTCCATGGCCGCGGAGCAGCAGTGCCCGCGCCTTGATTTGGCGACCACACGCCGATGTCCATGAGTATGCCGAGCAATTTGTGATCAAGGTCGAGTTGGCAGGCATGCGCGACGCAGCAATCGAAGTGACCTTGCACGATAGGGTCTTGTATGTCAGTGGCCAGCGCGAGGAGCATTGCCCCAACCACGGCGTGCATATCCACGAATTGGGAATTAATTATGGCCATTTTGAGCTAGAGTTTGCGATTCGTGCGCCAATTGACGAAGCAGCAATTAGCGCTCGTTACGATGATGGAATGTTGCTGATCGCACTGCCCAAGCGTGATCCAGCCCAAACCGAACCACGGCGGATCTCGATTGAACAAACCAACGTCTAA
- the mvaD gene encoding diphosphomevalonate decarboxylase encodes MKQLSHAATAVACANIAFIKYWGQHDSQLTLPTNGSISMNLDGCLTETTVQCLPEAVEDSVWLALSGGEEVQAKGRQFERVIQQIERLRQLAGVAERVEVRSRNNFPSDAGIASSAAAFAALTRAATSAFRLELDEAELSRLTRLSGSGSACRSIPAGFVEWYNDGTHAGSYAAQIAPPEHWNLVDIVAVISTEAKHVASTSGHSVATTSPYFPVRLEGIEQRLADVRQGILERDIERLGRASEADAMSMHVIAMTAQPSTMYWLPGTLAVMQAVQRWRAQDNLQSYWTIDAGPNVHVICEAKDAPEVEARLCELDAVQWTIVNGAGPEARLVG; translated from the coding sequence ATGAAACAGCTTTCGCATGCGGCAACGGCAGTGGCTTGTGCCAACATTGCGTTTATCAAGTATTGGGGCCAGCACGACTCGCAACTGACGCTTCCAACCAATGGCTCGATCTCCATGAATCTTGATGGCTGTCTAACCGAGACAACCGTACAATGTTTGCCCGAAGCCGTGGAAGATAGCGTGTGGCTAGCCTTAAGCGGCGGCGAAGAAGTTCAGGCCAAAGGTCGGCAATTTGAGCGGGTGATTCAGCAGATTGAGCGTTTGCGTCAATTGGCTGGGGTTGCCGAGCGGGTTGAAGTGCGTTCGCGCAATAATTTCCCTTCTGATGCTGGTATCGCTTCGTCGGCGGCGGCCTTTGCGGCGCTAACTCGGGCTGCGACTTCGGCCTTTCGTTTAGAGCTTGATGAAGCTGAATTATCGCGCTTGACGCGGCTCTCTGGCTCGGGTTCGGCCTGCCGCTCGATTCCGGCTGGCTTTGTTGAATGGTACAACGATGGCACGCATGCTGGCTCGTATGCAGCCCAAATTGCCCCACCTGAGCACTGGAATTTGGTCGATATTGTGGCGGTGATTAGCACTGAAGCCAAGCATGTAGCCTCAACTAGTGGCCATAGTGTTGCCACGACCAGTCCCTATTTTCCAGTGCGCTTGGAAGGGATTGAACAACGTTTGGCCGATGTGCGCCAAGGTATTCTCGAACGCGATATTGAGCGCTTGGGGCGGGCCTCGGAAGCTGATGCCATGTCGATGCACGTGATTGCCATGACTGCTCAACCATCAACCATGTATTGGTTGCCTGGTACTTTAGCGGTGATGCAAGCAGTGCAGCGCTGGCGTGCTCAAGACAATTTACAAAGCTATTGGACAATTGATGCTGGCCCGAATGTGCATGTGATTTGCGAAGCCAAAGATGCTCCCGAAGTTGAGGCACGCCTCTGCGAGTTGGATGCAGTCCAGTGGACGATCGTTAATGGTGCTGGCCCCGAAGCGCGTTTAGTAGGGTAA
- a CDS encoding adenylate/guanylate cyclase domain-containing protein, with amino-acid sequence MPEQLKHELSLCHRELRAIYDLDALRDTTDSTETFLTGCAAIIRGVLQPDLLQLITLDLEDCPAQNITIERWRPNDAASLMLALTNALAGGETSALQEGDSEIIVRSLSVKGERLGVLVLGSADHHWSADDRRLMDAMCSQIDSAMAGLRLFQQVQSRNRELETIYRLDRLIDATPDFEQGLGAALGLLSETIGAAWSFIMLYTAEEHELEFRAASHADVADPCTEVSQVLRNLARQTVDQGKLVRREQIDQTIGAYIGVPLILKNQIIGVFGGANPPGTRGFSIHEVKMLNAIASQMDTALFEDRQQRHIRETFARYVSPDVVDLMLRTPGNDYLNVHRQQLSMLFSDMRGFTTVSEQLPADVVARMLNEHLSAMTTIIRNAGGTVDKFVGDEIVAFFGAPLPYEQHPLLAVQTGLLMQARHTELMLEWQNQGLPAVAIGIGIASGEVVVGNIGSSQMMNYTAIGSDMNLAARLCSAALPNQILVSQATYDAVREEVQAVPVAPLSLRHISQLVQAYSIEAVRSLTP; translated from the coding sequence ATGCCCGAACAACTAAAGCATGAACTCTCGTTATGCCATCGAGAGCTACGGGCGATTTACGATCTCGATGCTCTCCGCGATACAACTGACTCCACCGAAACCTTTTTAACTGGCTGTGCCGCAATTATTCGTGGAGTATTACAGCCCGATTTGCTGCAATTGATCACCCTTGATTTGGAAGATTGCCCCGCCCAAAATATTACGATCGAGCGCTGGCGACCAAATGATGCTGCTAGTTTGATGTTGGCCCTGACCAATGCTTTGGCTGGCGGCGAAACCTCAGCCTTGCAAGAGGGCGATTCAGAAATAATTGTGCGTTCGCTCTCGGTTAAAGGTGAGCGATTGGGTGTGCTGGTGCTTGGCTCGGCTGATCACCATTGGTCGGCTGATGATCGACGCTTGATGGATGCCATGTGTTCACAAATCGATTCGGCCATGGCAGGCTTGCGCTTATTCCAACAAGTGCAATCGCGCAACCGCGAACTCGAAACGATTTATCGCTTGGATCGTTTGATTGATGCGACACCCGATTTCGAGCAGGGTTTAGGCGCGGCTTTGGGTTTGCTCTCCGAGACGATTGGCGCTGCTTGGAGCTTTATTATGCTCTATACCGCCGAGGAGCATGAGCTTGAATTTCGTGCTGCTTCGCATGCTGACGTGGCCGACCCGTGCACTGAAGTGTCGCAAGTCTTGCGCAATTTAGCGCGGCAAACCGTCGATCAAGGCAAATTGGTGCGCCGCGAACAGATCGATCAAACAATTGGAGCCTATATCGGCGTGCCTTTGATTTTGAAAAATCAAATTATTGGGGTTTTTGGTGGGGCCAATCCACCAGGCACACGGGGTTTTAGCATTCACGAAGTTAAAATGTTGAATGCAATCGCTTCGCAAATGGATACGGCCTTGTTTGAAGATCGTCAACAACGCCATATTCGTGAAACCTTTGCCCGCTATGTCAGCCCCGATGTGGTCGATTTGATGTTGCGCACGCCTGGCAACGATTATCTGAATGTGCATCGCCAACAATTATCGATGCTTTTTTCGGATATGCGCGGCTTTACCACAGTTTCCGAGCAGTTGCCAGCTGATGTAGTCGCTCGCATGCTCAACGAACATCTCTCGGCCATGACCACGATTATTCGCAATGCTGGTGGCACGGTCGATAAATTTGTCGGCGATGAAATTGTGGCCTTTTTTGGTGCGCCCTTGCCCTATGAGCAACACCCGTTGCTGGCGGTGCAAACTGGCCTGTTGATGCAAGCGCGGCATACTGAATTGATGCTTGAATGGCAGAATCAAGGCTTGCCAGCGGTGGCAATTGGCATCGGGATTGCCTCGGGCGAAGTGGTTGTAGGCAACATTGGCTCATCGCAAATGATGAACTATACCGCGATTGGCTCGGATATGAATTTGGCGGCGCGTTTGTGTAGTGCGGCTTTGCCCAATCAAATCTTAGTCAGCCAAGCCACTTACGATGCAGTGCGCGAAGAAGTGCAAGCTGTACCCGTGGCTCCGTTGAGTTTACGCCATATTTCGCAGTTGGTCCAAGCCTATAGTATTGAAGCGGTGCGTTCCCTCACCCCCTAG
- a CDS encoding class I SAM-dependent methyltransferase, with translation MFDQFVPYYDADYGDFQDDLVFYREHARMAGGSVLEVMCGTGRAAIPLAQAKLKVVGIDIAPAMIKCAQAAALAANVAEQLEFVVADATNFDLEQQFGMAFVAINSFMHLETTQAQIAALRCIHRHLKPNGLLLLDLFNPEPSQLSAIDGLMVLDKSFHASNGNLVQKFVYRSVDLAAQHQQVQFCYDEIQPDGQVRRCVLPFGMRWLYRYEAEHLLARCGFELQAVYGSYELDPYTSEAERMLIVARGISQ, from the coding sequence ATGTTTGATCAGTTTGTACCCTACTACGATGCCGATTATGGCGATTTTCAGGATGATCTGGTGTTCTACCGTGAACATGCCCGTATGGCTGGTGGCAGTGTTTTAGAAGTGATGTGCGGCACTGGGCGGGCGGCAATTCCACTGGCTCAGGCTAAACTAAAGGTGGTAGGCATCGATATTGCTCCAGCCATGATCAAATGTGCTCAAGCTGCTGCATTAGCGGCAAACGTAGCTGAGCAGCTTGAGTTTGTGGTTGCCGATGCCACCAATTTCGATCTTGAGCAGCAGTTTGGGATGGCGTTTGTGGCGATTAATTCGTTTATGCATTTGGAAACCACCCAAGCCCAAATCGCTGCTTTGCGCTGTATCCATCGCCATCTCAAACCCAATGGGTTGTTGCTGCTCGATTTATTTAATCCTGAGCCAAGCCAACTTAGTGCCATTGATGGTTTGATGGTGCTTGATAAAAGCTTTCACGCCAGCAATGGCAATTTGGTGCAAAAATTTGTCTATCGCAGCGTTGATTTAGCCGCGCAGCATCAACAGGTGCAATTCTGTTACGATGAAATTCAGCCCGATGGCCAAGTGCGGCGCTGTGTGCTGCCCTTTGGTATGCGTTGGCTTTATCGTTACGAGGCCGAACATCTGCTGGCCCGTTGTGGCTTTGAATTGCAGGCAGTCTATGGTTCGTATGAGCTTGACCCATACACCAGCGAAGCGGAACGAATGTTGATTGTGGCACGAGGAATTTCCCAATGA
- a CDS encoding response regulator, producing MYPVVRPSASPIVVASRAKVMVIEDNVDSMNLTLRILREQIGVAYCNARPSGDAFFSWLNSPQVRQNPTLSFLDLILLDIRIPRENGHIVFQKLRALPELKRTKIVAMTANGSRDEAERARVSGFDGFIAKPISVKNFPEQIARVLRGEIVWDVN from the coding sequence ATGTATCCGGTTGTTCGACCGAGCGCTTCGCCTATCGTCGTCGCAAGCCGTGCAAAAGTGATGGTAATCGAAGATAACGTTGACAGCATGAATTTGACGTTACGGATTCTGCGCGAGCAGATCGGTGTTGCCTACTGCAACGCTCGTCCGTCAGGAGATGCCTTCTTCAGTTGGTTAAACTCGCCGCAAGTACGTCAAAACCCTACATTGAGCTTTCTCGACCTAATTCTGCTGGATATTCGCATCCCCCGTGAAAATGGTCATATTGTGTTTCAAAAGTTGCGGGCCTTGCCTGAGCTTAAGCGCACCAAAATTGTGGCTATGACTGCTAATGGTTCACGTGATGAAGCTGAACGCGCTCGGGTTTCGGGCTTCGATGGCTTTATTGCTAAGCCGATTTCAGTCAAGAACTTCCCTGAACAAATTGCCCGTGTCTTGCGTGGCGAAATCGTCTGGGATGTCAACTAA
- a CDS encoding sortase, whose amino-acid sequence MLRRLRAYLVIVGLLLATISIGSAETAAGQPRYFAETGHSLAYNFRLFWERNGGLPIFGYPITEVFVENGRPVQYFERARLEWHATIGWTLAGHLGRWAAEGSAKHPAFTPRSEAAYPGQIFFPESGHTLGGLFRQYWERNGGLQAFGYPLSEEFLERNQQDGQIYTVQYFERTRFEYHPELPAAYQVSLGHLGRQYLNATKAAPEWATRKVNDAEVAWQALRPTRISMPRIGLDSKIVEAGFSLGAWDVPTDAAAHYWPVAGFPTTAGNIVLAGHVGYHGIIFSQLPNAVIGDRLILTVDGVEHRYQVTDISTVTPDQTWVMEPTAEETVTLITCVPIGVYSHRLIVRAKPQP is encoded by the coding sequence ATGCTGCGACGACTACGAGCATACTTGGTGATTGTTGGCCTGTTGTTAGCCACGATAAGCATTGGCTCAGCCGAAACTGCGGCGGGCCAGCCGCGCTACTTCGCCGAAACTGGCCATAGTTTGGCCTATAATTTTCGGCTATTTTGGGAGCGCAATGGGGGCTTGCCAATTTTTGGTTATCCAATTACTGAGGTGTTTGTTGAAAATGGTCGTCCAGTGCAGTATTTTGAGCGGGCGCGGCTAGAGTGGCATGCAACCATTGGCTGGACGTTGGCGGGTCATTTGGGGCGTTGGGCAGCTGAAGGCTCAGCCAAACATCCCGCCTTCACGCCGCGCAGCGAAGCCGCCTATCCTGGACAAATCTTCTTTCCTGAGTCTGGGCATACCTTAGGCGGGCTATTTCGCCAGTATTGGGAGCGCAACGGTGGTTTGCAAGCTTTTGGCTATCCGTTATCGGAAGAATTTCTCGAGCGCAATCAACAAGATGGCCAAATTTATACGGTGCAATATTTCGAGCGCACACGCTTTGAATATCACCCTGAATTGCCAGCAGCCTATCAAGTGTCGTTGGGCCATTTAGGTCGCCAATATTTGAATGCAACTAAGGCTGCGCCAGAATGGGCTACCCGCAAGGTTAATGATGCTGAGGTGGCGTGGCAGGCTTTGCGACCAACTCGCATCAGCATGCCACGAATTGGGCTTGATAGTAAGATTGTTGAAGCAGGTTTTTCGTTGGGGGCGTGGGATGTGCCGACCGATGCTGCGGCGCATTATTGGCCAGTCGCAGGCTTTCCAACGACGGCTGGGAATATAGTACTAGCAGGGCATGTCGGCTATCATGGTATTATCTTCAGTCAGTTACCAAATGCAGTCATCGGCGATCGCTTGATCCTGACTGTTGACGGGGTAGAACACCGCTACCAAGTAACTGACATAAGTACTGTGACCCCCGACCAAACATGGGTAATGGAGCCAACCGCTGAAGAAACGGTTACCCTAATCACCTGTGTGCCGATCGGTGTGTATTCGCATCGCCTGATTGTGCGTGCGAAGCCCCAACCGTAG
- a CDS encoding GNAT family N-acetyltransferase yields the protein MTWQVDFTPSDHTLHDLLRQNRLESAYALGDLQPPFRERSQFSLAQHGSNWAILLWYRTSTFTALLPFGAADGIKAILETQSSWPKACIVANMNDHYRQVLGQRYRFSNEQPMIRIAIEAGQLQAQPNGTQIEQLEDQHLGELSAFYTMNDVPTFSPDQLHNGLYYGVRRHGALVAVGGTHLINQRDQLATIGNVYTDPALRGNGYVRTIIAKLTQSLFDQGCTSIIHDVKSNDFATRQIYEPLGYRQVGSFWEGTARLR from the coding sequence ATGACTTGGCAGGTTGATTTCACACCTTCAGACCACACCTTGCACGACTTACTGCGCCAAAATCGCCTTGAATCAGCCTATGCATTGGGAGATTTACAGCCACCCTTCCGCGAACGCTCACAATTCAGCTTGGCCCAACATGGCTCAAACTGGGCGATTTTGCTCTGGTATCGCACCAGCACCTTTACTGCATTATTGCCTTTTGGTGCTGCCGATGGGATTAAAGCGATTCTCGAAACCCAAAGTAGTTGGCCCAAAGCTTGCATTGTGGCTAATATGAATGATCACTATCGCCAAGTTTTAGGTCAACGCTATCGCTTCAGCAACGAACAACCAATGATTCGAATTGCAATCGAAGCTGGTCAACTACAAGCTCAGCCCAATGGCACGCAAATCGAGCAACTTGAAGATCAACATCTGGGTGAGCTTTCGGCCTTTTACACCATGAACGACGTACCAACCTTTAGCCCAGATCAATTACATAACGGGTTATACTATGGCGTGCGACGGCATGGAGCCTTGGTAGCGGTTGGCGGAACTCATCTAATCAATCAACGCGATCAACTTGCGACGATTGGCAATGTCTATACCGATCCAGCGTTGCGCGGCAATGGCTATGTGCGCACGATCATCGCCAAACTAACCCAAAGTTTGTTTGATCAAGGCTGCACGAGTATCATTCACGATGTCAAAAGCAACGATTTTGCCACACGCCAAATCTATGAGCCGCTTGGCTATCGTCAAGTTGGCAGTTTTTGGGAAGGAACCGCACGTTTACGATGA
- a CDS encoding TIGR02452 family protein, producing MKREERKGIAQRTLDALAEGSYVNQAGQSVDIRAAQHAAEQASTIIWPDTALAANRSASQQPRISVCAATTLATAQTHAQTGQRVAILNFASAKNPGGGFLGGSQAQEESIARSSGLYPCLTRCSEFYRFHKQQNNLLYSDALIWSPQVPVLCDDAGNWLDQPYLVDVITVAAVNAGAIRQNRTGQSSEVEPAMHQRMQRLLAFCATQPIERLILGAWGCGVFGNDPTMIASLFKQVIGQQAWPFTQIDFAIYDPSPRRTTVALFVDIFKD from the coding sequence ATGAAACGCGAAGAACGTAAAGGTATTGCGCAACGCACCCTCGACGCACTAGCCGAGGGTAGCTATGTTAATCAAGCAGGGCAATCAGTCGATATTCGGGCTGCGCAACATGCCGCTGAACAAGCCAGTACAATCATCTGGCCTGATACAGCCTTGGCCGCAAACCGCAGTGCCAGCCAACAACCACGCATCAGCGTGTGTGCAGCAACGACACTAGCAACTGCTCAAACCCATGCTCAAACAGGTCAACGGGTTGCAATCTTAAATTTCGCCTCGGCCAAAAATCCAGGTGGTGGTTTTTTAGGTGGCAGCCAAGCCCAAGAGGAGAGTATCGCCCGTTCGTCGGGCTTATATCCATGTTTAACCCGTTGTAGCGAATTTTATCGCTTTCATAAGCAGCAAAATAATCTACTGTATTCCGATGCGCTGATTTGGTCGCCGCAAGTGCCAGTGCTCTGCGATGATGCGGGCAATTGGCTTGATCAGCCATATTTGGTCGATGTAATTACGGTGGCTGCGGTCAATGCGGGGGCGATTCGCCAAAATCGTACAGGCCAAAGTAGCGAGGTTGAGCCAGCCATGCACCAACGAATGCAACGACTGCTAGCATTTTGCGCTACCCAACCAATCGAACGCTTAATTTTAGGAGCTTGGGGCTGTGGGGTGTTCGGCAACGATCCAACAATGATCGCTAGTTTGTTCAAACAGGTCATTGGGCAACAAGCATGGCCATTTACCCAGATTGATTTTGCGATTTACGACCCAAGCCCACGCCGCACCACGGTCGCACTCTTTGTTGATATTTTTAAAGATTAA